In one window of Streptomyces griseus subsp. griseus DNA:
- a CDS encoding Na+/H+ antiporter subunit A — translation MIGLIIGHFVLAAFAGPLVHRLGRRAFLVLALPPVAATVWAFTQWSTAASGEAVTWSWQWIPDYDVALDLRLDALSELMVLMAAGVGALVLVYCASYFRDNTPQLARFAGNLLAFAGAMLALVLADDLITLYVFWELTTVFSFLLIGHGSEHRHSRRSALQALTVTTLGGLAMLVGFLIVGHAAGTYQISAIVADPPETSLAISVALVLILSGALSKSAIWPFSMWLPNAMAAPTPVSAYLHAAAMVKAGVYLVARLSPAFADVPVWKPVILVLGGATMLLGGWRALRLNDLKLVLAYGTVSQLGFLTLLAGTGNRNAALAAVAMILGHALFKAPLFLVTGIVDHSTGTRDLRKLSGVGRSLPYVAGVAVLAAASMAALPPLLGFAAKEAAFEALLHGSAADRWALAVVVLGSALTTAYTLRFVWGAFARKPGVPDTPVHRVGWAFLAPPALLALLGLVLGPGVGLTDRLFSAYADTYPAAEDPYHLALWHGFGIALLLSAVAWAAGTALFLARDTVTKVSRRIAWPTGDSVFGHLLLGQERLALQVTGTVQRGSLSVYLATTLLVMAGGQLAVFAVDQPWQGAPAPRVWDNELQGGVAALTCIAALLCLTVRRRMKAVVLSGIIGYGTALLFVVQGAPDLALTQFCVETVAMIVFVLVLRRMPVHFEETVSPWRRAIRIPVALVAAGVIGVSLWVAAAARTAEPAGAAMVKEVDDHGYKDVVATILVDLRAWDTLGESAVLAAAAIGVTSLIYLHRRSDGSMVPDELKGRTAWSIAAQHTARLPQGDEVAPERGWLAAGSTLAPEHRSIVFEVIARLLFHPILILSVYLLFCAENMPGGGFVAGLVAGVALITRYLAGGRFELAQAAPLQPGLFTGLGLFISTAVGFLGLIDGTVLHAFTYHGHLPVFGDFHMSTPILFDFGVYLLVLGVVLDIVRALGAKIDRQIERAAGALAASNSTTAEGNPR, via the coding sequence GTGATCGGGCTCATCATCGGCCACTTCGTCCTGGCCGCCTTCGCGGGCCCACTGGTCCACCGCCTCGGCCGGCGCGCCTTCCTCGTGCTGGCGCTGCCCCCCGTCGCCGCCACCGTCTGGGCGTTCACCCAGTGGAGCACCGCCGCCTCCGGTGAGGCCGTCACCTGGTCCTGGCAGTGGATCCCGGACTACGACGTCGCGCTCGACCTCCGCCTGGACGCGCTCTCCGAGCTGATGGTCCTGATGGCCGCCGGGGTCGGCGCCCTCGTCCTCGTCTACTGTGCCTCGTACTTCCGCGACAACACCCCGCAGCTGGCCCGGTTCGCCGGGAACCTGCTCGCCTTCGCGGGGGCGATGCTCGCCCTGGTCCTCGCCGACGACCTGATCACGCTGTACGTCTTCTGGGAGCTGACCACGGTCTTCTCCTTCCTGCTGATCGGCCACGGCAGCGAACACCGCCACAGCAGGCGCTCCGCCCTCCAGGCGCTCACGGTCACCACGCTCGGCGGCCTCGCCATGCTGGTCGGCTTCCTGATCGTCGGTCACGCCGCCGGTACGTACCAGATCTCCGCGATCGTCGCCGATCCGCCGGAGACGAGCCTCGCCATCTCCGTCGCCCTCGTGCTGATCCTCTCCGGCGCGCTGTCGAAGTCCGCGATCTGGCCGTTCTCCATGTGGCTGCCCAACGCCATGGCCGCGCCCACCCCGGTCAGCGCCTATCTGCACGCCGCCGCGATGGTCAAGGCCGGTGTCTACCTGGTCGCCCGGCTCTCCCCGGCCTTCGCCGACGTACCCGTGTGGAAGCCCGTCATCCTGGTCCTCGGCGGCGCGACCATGCTGCTCGGCGGCTGGCGTGCGCTGCGCCTCAACGACCTCAAGCTCGTCCTCGCCTACGGGACCGTCAGCCAGCTCGGCTTCCTCACCCTGCTCGCCGGTACCGGCAACCGGAACGCGGCCCTCGCCGCCGTCGCGATGATCCTCGGGCACGCCCTGTTCAAGGCGCCGCTCTTCCTCGTGACCGGCATCGTCGACCACTCCACCGGCACCCGCGACCTGCGGAAACTCTCCGGGGTCGGCCGCTCCCTGCCGTACGTCGCCGGAGTCGCCGTCCTCGCCGCCGCCTCCATGGCCGCCCTGCCGCCGCTGCTCGGCTTCGCCGCCAAGGAGGCCGCGTTCGAGGCGCTGCTGCACGGCTCGGCCGCCGACCGCTGGGCGCTGGCCGTCGTCGTGCTGGGCTCGGCGCTGACCACCGCGTACACCCTGCGTTTCGTCTGGGGCGCCTTCGCCCGCAAGCCGGGCGTCCCCGACACCCCCGTACACCGCGTGGGCTGGGCCTTCCTCGCCCCGCCCGCCCTGCTCGCCCTCCTCGGCCTGGTGCTCGGCCCCGGCGTCGGCCTGACCGACCGGCTCTTCAGCGCCTACGCCGACACCTATCCGGCCGCCGAGGATCCCTACCACCTCGCCCTCTGGCACGGGTTCGGCATCGCGCTGCTCCTGTCCGCCGTCGCCTGGGCCGCCGGTACCGCCCTGTTCCTGGCGCGCGACACGGTCACCAAGGTCTCCCGCCGCATCGCCTGGCCCACCGGCGACAGCGTCTTCGGCCATCTGCTGCTGGGCCAGGAACGGCTCGCCCTCCAGGTCACCGGCACCGTCCAACGAGGCTCCCTCTCGGTCTACCTGGCGACCACCCTGCTCGTCATGGCGGGTGGACAGCTCGCCGTGTTCGCGGTCGACCAGCCCTGGCAGGGGGCTCCGGCCCCCCGGGTCTGGGACAACGAACTCCAGGGCGGCGTGGCGGCCCTCACCTGTATCGCGGCGCTGCTCTGCCTGACCGTACGCCGCCGGATGAAGGCGGTCGTCCTCAGCGGCATCATCGGCTACGGCACCGCGCTGCTCTTCGTCGTCCAGGGCGCGCCGGACCTGGCGCTCACCCAGTTCTGCGTCGAGACCGTGGCGATGATCGTGTTCGTCCTGGTGCTGCGCCGGATGCCGGTCCACTTCGAGGAGACGGTCTCCCCCTGGCGGCGCGCGATCCGCATTCCGGTGGCCCTCGTCGCGGCCGGGGTGATCGGTGTCTCCCTCTGGGTGGCCGCCGCCGCGCGGACCGCCGAACCCGCGGGTGCCGCCATGGTCAAGGAGGTCGACGACCACGGGTACAAGGATGTCGTCGCCACCATCCTCGTCGACCTGCGCGCCTGGGACACCTTGGGCGAGTCCGCCGTGCTGGCCGCCGCCGCCATCGGTGTCACCAGTCTCATCTACCTGCACCGCCGCAGCGACGGATCGATGGTTCCGGACGAGCTGAAGGGCCGGACCGCCTGGTCCATCGCGGCCCAGCACACCGCGCGGCTGCCGCAGGGCGACGAGGTGGCGCCCGAGCGCGGCTGGCTCGCCGCCGGCTCCACGCTCGCACCCGAGCACCGCTCGATCGTCTTCGAAGTGATCGCCCGGCTGCTCTTCCACCCGATCCTGATCCTCTCGGTCTACCTGCTGTTCTGCGCCGAGAACATGCCCGGCGGCGGCTTCGTCGCGGGGCTCGTCGCCGGGGTCGCCCTGATCACCCGCTACCTGGCCGGCGGCCGGTTCGAGCTGGCCCAGGCCGCACCCCTGCAACCGGGCCTCTTC
- a CDS encoding acyl-CoA dehydrogenase family protein: MTAFSLEPEQTAWCEELRTLAEQELRPLAAKGEAGRVNRPLLAALGERGLLERMFASGALDLCLLRESLARGCTEAETALALQGLGTTPLVRAGTPAHRERWLPEVRAGRAVAAFALSEPGAGSDAAALSLAAEPTPGGWRLTGEKCWISNAPEADFATVFARTTPGAGSRGITAFLVPSDRPGLTGSALDMLSPHPIGTLEFDGVPVSADDILGEPDRGFRVAMDTLNLFRPSVGAFAVGMARAALDATVAHTATRTAFGGPLSDLQAVSHQVAEMATRTEAARLLVYAAAAAYDARESGVPRRAAMAKLYATETAQYVVDTAVQLHGARALRRGHLLEHLYREVRAPRIYEGASEVQRAIIAKELYASAAAARATPAAQQPAAAHEPREPRESQEPPV, encoded by the coding sequence AACCGCCTGGTGCGAGGAGCTGCGCACCCTCGCCGAGCAGGAGCTGCGCCCCCTGGCGGCGAAGGGAGAGGCCGGGCGCGTCAACCGGCCGCTGCTGGCCGCCCTCGGCGAGCGGGGCCTGCTGGAGCGGATGTTCGCCTCCGGCGCGCTGGACCTCTGCCTGCTGCGGGAGTCCCTGGCCCGGGGCTGCACCGAGGCCGAGACCGCGCTCGCCCTCCAGGGGCTCGGCACCACCCCCCTCGTCCGGGCCGGCACCCCCGCCCACCGCGAACGCTGGCTCCCCGAGGTCCGGGCCGGCCGGGCGGTCGCGGCCTTCGCGCTGAGCGAGCCGGGCGCCGGGTCCGACGCCGCGGCCCTCTCCCTGGCCGCCGAACCCACCCCCGGCGGCTGGCGGCTCACCGGCGAGAAGTGCTGGATCTCCAACGCCCCCGAGGCCGACTTCGCCACCGTCTTCGCCCGCACCACCCCCGGCGCCGGATCGCGCGGGATCACCGCCTTCCTGGTCCCCTCCGACCGCCCCGGACTCACCGGTTCCGCCCTCGACATGCTCTCCCCGCACCCCATCGGCACCCTGGAGTTCGACGGCGTACCGGTCAGCGCCGACGACATCCTCGGCGAACCCGACCGGGGCTTCCGGGTCGCGATGGACACCCTCAACCTCTTCCGGCCCAGCGTCGGCGCCTTCGCCGTCGGGATGGCCCGCGCCGCCCTCGACGCCACCGTGGCCCACACCGCCACCCGCACCGCGTTCGGCGGCCCCTTGAGCGACCTCCAGGCCGTCTCCCACCAGGTCGCCGAGATGGCCACCCGCACCGAGGCCGCCCGCCTCCTGGTGTACGCGGCGGCCGCGGCGTACGACGCGAGGGAGAGCGGCGTGCCCCGCCGCGCCGCCATGGCCAAGCTGTACGCCACCGAGACCGCGCAGTACGTCGTCGACACCGCCGTCCAGCTGCACGGTGCCCGGGCCCTGCGCCGCGGCCATCTGCTCGAACACCTCTACCGCGAGGTCCGCGCGCCCCGGATCTACGAGGGCGCCAGCGAGGTGCAGCGCGCCATCATCGCCAAGGAGCTGTACGCGTCCGCTGCCGCCGCCCGGGCGACGCCCGCCGCCCAGCAGCCCGCCGCAGCACATGAGCCCCGAGAGCCCCGAGAGTCCCAGGAGCCGCCCGTATGA
- a CDS encoding RidA family protein, giving the protein MSPSHRINPAELSPPTGFSHAVVATGGHLVFLAGQTALDPDGKVVGATLPEQFATALTNLLTALHAAGGAPADLARVTVYATDVADYRSHAAELGRIWRRLAGRDYPAMAVIGVARLWDEQAMVEIDGIAVLP; this is encoded by the coding sequence ATGAGCCCGTCCCACCGCATCAACCCGGCCGAACTCTCGCCGCCCACCGGCTTCTCGCACGCCGTCGTCGCCACCGGCGGCCATCTGGTCTTCCTGGCCGGGCAGACCGCCCTCGACCCGGACGGCAAGGTGGTCGGCGCCACCCTGCCCGAACAGTTCGCCACCGCGCTGACCAACCTGCTCACCGCCCTGCACGCGGCGGGCGGCGCCCCCGCCGACCTGGCCCGCGTCACGGTGTACGCCACGGACGTGGCCGACTACCGCTCCCACGCCGCCGAGCTCGGCCGGATCTGGCGCCGGCTGGCCGGGCGTGACTACCCGGCGATGGCGGTCATCGGGGTGGCCAGGCTCTGGGACGAGCAGGCGATGGTGGAGATCGACGGGATCGCCGTGCTGCCCTGA